In one Myotis daubentonii chromosome 1, mMyoDau2.1, whole genome shotgun sequence genomic region, the following are encoded:
- the CPLX3 gene encoding complexin-3 translates to MTFMVKTMVGSQLKNLTGSLRGGKDKEDGDKSAAEAQGMSQEEYEEYQKQLVEEKMERDIQFTQRKAERAMLRSHFRDKYRLPKNETDESQIQMAGGDVELPRELAKMIEEDTEEEEERASVLGQLANLPGLDLGSLKDKAQATLGNLKPSAEKCHIM, encoded by the exons ATGACCTTCATGGTGAAGACCATGGTGGGCAGCCAGCTGAAGAACCTCACCGGGAGCCTGAGGGGTGGCAAAGACAAGGAGGATGGGGACAAGTCCGCCGCCGAAGCGCAGGGCATGAGCCAAGAGGAGTATGAGGAGTATCAGAAGCAACTGGTGGAAGAGAA gatggAACGTGACATACAGTTCACACAGAGGAAGGCAGAGCGGGCCATGCTACGGAGCCACTTCCGAGACAAATACCGGCTGCCCAAG AATGAGACAGATGAGAGCCAGATCCAGATGGCAGGTGGAGATGTGGAGCTGCCCCGGGAGCTGGCCAAGATGATTGAGGAGgacacagaggaggaggaagagagggcctCAGTCCTcgggcagctggccaaccttcctgGCTTAGACCTTGGTTCCCTCAAGGACAAAGCCCAAGCCACACTGGGGAACCTCAAGCCATCAGCTGAGAAGTGCCACATCATGTGA
- the LMAN1L gene encoding LOW QUALITY PROTEIN: protein ERGIC-53-like (The sequence of the model RefSeq protein was modified relative to this genomic sequence to represent the inferred CDS: inserted 5 bases in 3 codons; substituted 4 bases at 4 genomic stop codons), whose product MIEKHRSAASCTPPIGDVPTTKVHALDWNRTWDPSVCTSTLYPLSQTGLATPDLFTVPVVSGPDPLLCLLFLLPLTPHSPEGYHPPQXKFECNLSFKGPRPALPGAGLPFWSPHGVKDGMGTSHAQDSSGGREGGTQALICPGPQTPSRGSALAPSIWNXSGAVXSRAPVLLSGWQADMQMRVTGPGHQGAQVLVSGPQQRGRVEQLGTQGLCSTPGAKSRGQVSSARVEPALRNGLGILFDSSFQDTQGHVPAGRSSSGGSGTAGLGRMPSGTTPTVQSLGPGWPYWTLSPHRDGASWVLGSHYHNFRNRPYPFQASSPTGCRDHGTQTLRFGDNFPCHRQRGGGSICKVLTSFCAPQVSLNTPRDLDLVSIDVGPLLLAPGSFFGVSAATGTLAGENRGMCLMNHLSTPSKEHWMCCQPLPHCVTWASHTSSPACLAELLKVSNRIKQKKLLSQRWPHKWPLLGAVGQVEEGQPGMLGSAGIRSDLEPGLVLKDLGGWLKAVGAQRKGPNHPGQPEELQARLALGTREDMIPKLNSKDQEEGERIFNLEETLNRRKKILQGLSEHLAQAERQWKQQXGSLGQARPEGAWDSARVSTLFCGQQWILLQDLXEIRDAVTHVASRAQVFYLPVGIKHHXLELAQILHLLQAFGPSKSSSQGPPPGPSSCLQPSIFLFFLLIFLXFFFYVHFKWAFP is encoded by the exons atgatagagaaacatcgatcagctgcctcctgcacacctcctattggggatgtgcccacaaccaaggtacatgcccttgactggaatcgaacatgggacccttcagtctgcacgtcgacgctctatccactgagccaaaccggtttggcgacACCAGATCTTTTTACAGTACCTGTGGTCAGTGGCCCTGATCCCTTGCtctgccttctcttcctcctgcccctgaCCCCCCACAGCCCTGAAGGGTACCATCCTCCTCAGTGAAAGTTTGAGTGCAATCTCAGCTTCAAAGGACCAAGGCCAGCATTGCCTGGGGCTGGCTTACCATTCTGGAGCCCTCATGGAGTGAAGGATGGGATGGGGACCAGCCATGCTCAGGATTCCTCA ggaggaagggaaggtgggACCCAGGCCCTGATTTGCCCTGGTCCACAGACACCATCCAGAGGAAGTGCGCTGGCCCCATCCATATGGAACTGAAGTGGTGCAGTGTAGAGCAGGGCCCCTGTCCTCTTGTCTGGCTGGCAGGCGGACATGCAGATGAGAGTGACTGGGCCAGGGCACCAGGGAGCCCAGGTCCTGGTGAGTGGCCCCCAGCAGAGAGG GAGAGTTGAGCAGCTGGGGACCCAAGGACTGTGTAGTACACCAGGGGCCAAGAGCAGGGGCCAGGTCAGCTCTGCGCGGGTGGAGCCTGCCTTGAGGAATGGCCTTGGAATCCTCTTCGACTCCTCATTCCAAGATACCCAG GGACATGTCCCAGCAGGTCGGTCATCCAGTGGGGGAAGTGGCACTGCTGGCCTGGGAAGAATGCCCTCTGGGACCACCCCCACTGTCCAGTCCTTGGGTCCTGGATGGCCCTACTGGACTCTAAGTCCCCACAGAGATGGAGCCAGCTGGGTGCTGGGCTCTCATTACCACAACTTCCGGAACCGGCCATACCCCTTCCAAGCAAGCTCGCCTACTGGGTGCAGA GACCACGGGACCCAGACACTCAGATTTGGGGATAATTTTCCCTGTCACAGGCAAAGAGGAGGGGGGTCCATCTGTAAGGTGctcacctccttctgtgcccctCAGGTGTCCTTGAATACTCCCAGAGACCTGGATTTGGTCTCCATTGATGTGGGGCCCCTGCTTTTGGCTCCTGGAAGTTTCTTTGGGGTCTCAGCAGCCACCGGAACCCTGGCAGGTGAAAACAGAGGAATGTGCCTAATGAACCATCTGAGCACACCTTCTAAGGAGCACTGGATGTGTTGCCAGCCACTTCctcactgtgtgacctgggcaagtcacacgtcctctcctgcctgccttgcaGAGTTGTTGAAAGTCTCAAATAGGATAAAACAAAAGAAGCTTTTATCCCAGCGTTGGCCCCATAAGTGGCCCTTGCTGGGAGCTGTGGGGCAAGTGGAAGAGGGACA GCCAGGCATGCTGGGCAGTGCTGGGATCAGAAGTGACCTAGAGCCAGGCCTTGTCCTTAAGGACCTTGGAGGCTGGCTGAaggctgtgggagcacagagaAAGGGTCCTAACCACCCAGGGCAGCCGGAAGAGCTGCAGGCAAGGTTGGCCCTGGGCACCAGGGAAGACATGATTCCAAAGCTGAACTCCAAAGACCAGGAAGAGG GGGAAAGAATCTTCAACCTGGAGGAGACATTGAACAGACGCAAGAAGATCCTGCAGGGTCTCTCTGAGCACTTGGCCCAGGCTGAGAGGCAATGGAAGCAGC CAGGATCCCTAGGTCAGGCCAGGCCTGAGGGAGCCTGG GACTCTGCCAGGGTCAGCACCCTGTTCTGTGGACAGCAGTGGATTCTGCTCCAAGACCTGTAAGAGATAA GGGATGCAGTAACCCACGTGGCTTCAAGAGCCCAGGTCTTCTACCTGCCTGTGGGCATCAAGCATCA CTTAGAGCTGGCTCAGATCCTGCACCTCCTGCAGGCCTTCGGGCCCAGCA AAAGCAGCAGCCAaggccctcccccagggccctccTCGTGCCTACAGCCCAGCATCTTCCTGttcttcctcctcatcttcct tttcttcttctatgtGCACTTCAAGTGGGCCTTCCCATAG
- the CSK gene encoding tyrosine-protein kinase CSK produces MSAIQAAWPSGTECIAKYNFHGTAEQDLPFCKGDVLTIVAVTKDPNWYKAKNKVGREGIIPANYVQKREGVKVGTKLSLMPWFHGKITREQAERLLCPPETGLFLVRESTNYPGDYTLCVSCDGKVEHYRIMYHASKLSIDEEVYFENLMQLVEHYTSDADGLCTRLIKPKVMEGTVAAQDEFFRSGWALNMKDLKLLQTIGKGEFGDVMLGDYRGNKVAVKCIKNDATAQAFLAEASVMTQLRHSNLVQLLGVIVEEKGGLYIVTEYMAKGSLVDYLRSRGRSVLGGDCLLKFSLDVCEAMEYLESNNFVHRDLAARNVLVSEDNVAKVSDFGLTKEASSTQDTGKLPVKWTAPEALREKKFSTKSDVWSFGILLWEIYSFGRVPYPRIPLKDVVPRVEKGYKMDAPDGCPPAVYEVMKNCWQLDAAARPSFLQLREQLEHIKTHELHL; encoded by the exons ATGTCAGCAATACAG GCCGCCTGGCCATCTGGTACAGAATGTATTGCCAAGTACAACTTCCATGGCACTGCTGAGCAGGACCTTCCCTTCTGTAAGGGAGATGTGCTTACCATTGTGGCCGTCACCAAG GACCCCAACTGGTACAAAGCCAAGAACAAGGTGGGCCGTGAGGGCATCATTCCAGCCAACTATGTCCAAAAGCGGGAGGGCGTGAAGGTCGGCACCAAACTTAGCCTCATGCC TTGGTTCCATGGCAAGATCACACGGGAGCAGGCAGAACGGCTTCTCTGCCCACCAGAGACGGGCCTGTTCCTAGTGCGGGAGAGCACCAACTACCCTGGTGACTACACGCTGTGTGTGAGCTGTGATGGCAAGGTGGAGCACTACCGTATCATGTACCACGCTAGCAAGCTCAGCATTGATGAGGAGGTGTACTTCGAGAACCTCATGCAGCTGGTGGAG CACTATACCTCAGATGCAGATGGACTCTGCACTCGGCTCATCAAGCCAAAGGTCATGGAGGGCACAGTGGCAGCCCAGGATGAGTTCTTCCGCA GTGGCTGGGCGCTGAATATGAAGGACCTGAAGCTGCTGCAGACCATTGGGAAGGGGGAGTTTGGAG ATGTGATGCTGGGCGATTACCGAGGGAACAAAGTCGCTGTCAAATGCATTAAGAACGATGCCACTGCCCAGGCCTTCCTGGCTGAAGCCTCGGTCATGAC GCAACTTCGGCATAGCAACCTGGTACAGCTTCTGGGCGTGATTGTGGAAGAGAAGGGCGGACTCTACATCGTCACCGAGTACATGGCCAAG GGGAGCCTGGTGGATTATCTTCGGTCACGGGGTCGGTCGGTGCTGGGCGGAGACTGTCTCCTCAAGTTCTCACT AGACGTTTGCGAGGCTATGGAATACCTGGAAAGCAACAACTTTGTGCACCGGGACCTGGCTGCCCGAAATGTGCTGGTGTCTGAGGACAACGTGGCCAAGGTCAGCGACTTTGGCCtcaccaaggaggcctccagcacccaggacacaGGCAAGCTGCCAGTCAAGTGGACAGCCCCCGAAGCCCTGAGAGAGAAG AAATTCTCCACCAAGTCTGACGTGTGGAGTTTCGGAATCCTTCTCTGGGAAATCTACTCCTTTGGGCGAGTGCCTTATCCAAGAATT CCCCTGAAGGACGTCGTCCCTCGGGTAGAGAAGGGCTACAAGATGGATGCCCCTGACGGCTGCCCGCCTGCAGTCTACGAGGTGATGAAGAACTGCTGGCAGCTGGACGCCGCCGCACGGCCCTCCTTCCTGCAGCTCCGAGAGCAGCTCGAGCACATCAAGACCCACGAGCTGCACCTGTGA